CTTTGGAAAATAACGATCGTTTTAAGAAAGCTGAATTTGCAGCCATTATTGGCATCGTGGGCAATATTATTCTTGCTGCCATCAAATGGGGAATAGGCATTTATTCAGGAAGTAAAGCGCTCGTGGCAGATGCGGTCCATTCTGCTTCAGATGTAGCCGGATCCTTTGCTGTATATTTAGGGCTGAGAGCTGCAAAACAGCCGCCGGATAAGGATCACCCATATGGTCATGGAAAAGCTGAAATGATTGCAGCCATTATTGTTGCGGTTTTGCTGTTCCTCGTGGGAATTGAAATCGGCAAATCATCATTTGAGTCATTTTTTTCGCCAATTGAACCTCCAAAAGCAATTGCAATAGCTGCAGTGCTGGTTTCTATCATTGTGAAAGAAGCGATGTTTCGTTATAAGTATAATTTGGGAAAGAAACTAAACAGTGATGCTTTAATTGTAAATGCCTATGAACACCGTTCAGATGTCTATTCATCAATTGCAGCTTTAATAGGCATTGGATGTGCAATAATTGGCGGAAGAATGGGGATCGAATGGCTTGAGTATGCAGATCCTGTTGCTGGTCTCATTGTTTCCCTTATGATTCTCAAGATGGCATGGAGGCTGGGGAAAGAATCCATTCATAGCACACTTGATCATGTGCTTCATGAAGAAGATACACTTGAGATGCGCAAAACTGCTGAATCCGTTGATCTGGTTAAAAGGATTGATGAACTGCACGCCAGGGAACACGGACATTATGTTATTGTAGATATTAAAGTTTCAGTGGATCCCAATATGACTGTTGAGGATGGCCACCGGGTGGGCAAAGAAGTGAAACGCAAGCTGCTTGGATTGGAAAATGTTCAAAATGTATTTGTGCACATTAATCCTTATAGTGAAGAGCGCATAAATTAGAGAAAATATTGGGGAGAGGATTGCATGAAATTTCAATGGGCTTTATTATTTGGTTTTTTATTTGCACTAATAGTCGCTGTT
This window of the Cytobacillus pseudoceanisediminis genome carries:
- a CDS encoding cation diffusion facilitator family transporter, giving the protein MENNDRFKKAEFAAIIGIVGNIILAAIKWGIGIYSGSKALVADAVHSASDVAGSFAVYLGLRAAKQPPDKDHPYGHGKAEMIAAIIVAVLLFLVGIEIGKSSFESFFSPIEPPKAIAIAAVLVSIIVKEAMFRYKYNLGKKLNSDALIVNAYEHRSDVYSSIAALIGIGCAIIGGRMGIEWLEYADPVAGLIVSLMILKMAWRLGKESIHSTLDHVLHEEDTLEMRKTAESVDLVKRIDELHAREHGHYVIVDIKVSVDPNMTVEDGHRVGKEVKRKLLGLENVQNVFVHINPYSEERIN